Proteins from one Haliaeetus albicilla chromosome 4, bHalAlb1.1, whole genome shotgun sequence genomic window:
- the LOC138684953 gene encoding E3 ubiquitin-protein ligase TRIM62, protein MACSLKDELLCSICLSIYQDPVSFGCEHYFCRRCITEHWVRQEPQGTRDCPECRRTFTEPTLAPSLKLANIVERYSAFPLDAILGAQRSPFPCKDHEKVKLFCLTDRAVVCFFCDEPAMHEQHQVTNVDDAFEELQRELKEQLQGLQESERGHTEALHLLKRQLAETKSSAKSLRVTIGEAFERLHRLLRERQKAMLEELEADTARTLTDIEQKIQRYSQQLRKVQEGSQILQERLAEADKHVFLAGVASLSERLKGKIHETNLTYEDFPTSKYMGPLQYTIWKSLFQDIHPVPAALTLDPGTAHHRLILSDDCTIVAYGNLHPQPLQDSPKRFDVEVSVLGSEAFGGGVHYWEVVVSEKTQWMIGLAHEAVTRKGSIQIQPSRGFYCIVMHDGNQYSACTEPWTRLNVKSKLEKVGVFLDYDKGLLIFYNADDMSWLYTFRERFPGKLCSYFSPGQSHANGKNVQPLRINTVRI, encoded by the exons ATGGCTTGCAGCCTGAAGGACgagctgctctgctccatcTGCCTGAGCATCTACCAGGACCCGGTGAGCTTCGGCTGCGAGCACTACTTCTGCCGCCGGTGCATCACCGAGCACTGGGTACGTCAGGAACCCCAGGGCACCCGTGACTGCCCTGAGTGTCGCCGAACCTTCACCGAACCCACCCTGGCCCCCAGTCTTAAGCTGGCCAACATCGTGGAGCGTTACAGCGCCTTCCCCTTGGATGCCATCCTGGGTGCCCAAcgcagccccttcccctgcaaAGACCACGAGAAGGTCAAGCTCTTCTGCCTCACTGACCGCGCCGTTGTCTGCTTCTTCTGCGATGAGCCCGCCATGCACGAGCAGCACCAGGTCACCAACGTGGACGATGCTTTCGAGGAGCTGCAG cgGGAGCTGAAGGAGCagctccaggggctgcaggagagtGAGCGCGGTCACACTGAAGCCCTGCACCTCCTCAAACGGCAGCTGGCCGAGACCAAG TCCTCAGCCAAGAGCCTGCGGGTGACTATCGGGGAGGCTTTCGAGCGGCTGCACCGGCTGCTGCGGGAGCGGCAGAAGGCgatgctggaggagctggaggcgGACACAGCACGGACGCTGACCGACATCGAGCAGAAGATCCAACGCTACAGCCAGCAGCTCCGCAAGGTGCAGGAGGGCAGCCAGATCCTCCAGGAGCGCTTGGCTGAAGCCGACAAACACGTCTTTTTAGCCGGTGTTGCGTCCCTTTCCGAGAG GCTGAAGGGGAAGATCCATGAGACCAACCTGACCTACGAGGACTTTCCCACCTCCAAATACATGGGGCCACTGCAGTACACCATCTGGAAATCCCTTTTCCAGGATATCCATCCCG TGCCGGCAGCCCTGACGTTGGATCCTGGCACGGCTCACCACCGCCTCATTCTCTCCGATGACTGCACCATCGTGGCCTACGGCAACCTGCACCCCCAACCGCTGCAGGACTCCCCCAAACGCTTCGACGTGGAGGTCTCGGTCTTGGGTTCAGAGGCGTTCGGCGGCGGGGTCCACTACTGGGAGGTGGTGGTCTCCGAGAAGACCCAGTGGATGATCGGTTTGGCCCACGAAGCTGTCACTCGCAAGGGCAGCATCCAAATTCAACCCAGCCGAGGTTTTTATTGCATCGTCATGCACGATGGTAACCAGTACAGCGCCTGCACCGAGCCCTGGACCCGGCTCAATGTCAAGAGTAAGCTGGAGAAGGTGGGGGTCTTCCTGGACTACGACAAGGGGCTTCTCATCTTCTACAATGCTGACGACATGTCCTGGCTCTACACCTTTCGGGAGAGGTTTCCCGGCAAGCTCTGCTCTTATTTTAGCCCCGGGCAGAGTCACGCCAATGGGAAGAACGTCCAACCCCTCCGGATCAACACTGTTCGCATCTAA